The uncultured Ilyobacter sp. genome has a segment encoding these proteins:
- a CDS encoding ABC transporter permease — translation MDKFDKLSNYSSDEKYLKNKKKNYDSVLLCEIGFIVFIILLSFIIPDHLSENRWDMNMLPSSEHLFGTDDLGRDIFFRTLKGTKISMTIAIFGGLIELFIGGGYGAIAGYMGGKTEFLMMRILDVFSSIPYLVLVTLIPIFLGRNLLGITVAITFTGWFSTGRVIRGEVLHLKEENYVKASKLMGASPFSVIKNHIFPNLIGILSASVIMNIPKYIFAEAFLQILGLGLGYPNITWGMLIAGSQENLFFYPYQIIFPSIILVTVIFIITHIGERIKKLVNGSRLHWKGYYG, via the coding sequence ATGGATAAATTCGACAAATTAAGCAATTATTCCTCTGATGAAAAATATTTAAAAAATAAAAAAAAGAATTATGACTCCGTGTTGTTATGTGAGATTGGTTTTATTGTTTTTATTATTCTTTTATCATTTATAATACCAGACCACCTCTCGGAAAACAGATGGGATATGAATATGCTACCATCTTCAGAACATCTCTTTGGTACCGATGACCTTGGTAGAGATATATTTTTCAGAACCCTGAAGGGAACCAAAATATCAATGACTATAGCAATTTTTGGAGGGCTGATAGAACTTTTTATCGGTGGAGGATACGGGGCTATAGCCGGCTATATGGGAGGAAAAACTGAATTTCTTATGATGAGAATTTTAGATGTATTTTCATCTATACCCTACCTTGTGCTAGTGACTCTTATCCCTATTTTCCTTGGAAGAAACCTTTTGGGAATTACCGTTGCCATCACCTTTACAGGATGGTTTTCCACTGGAAGGGTAATAAGGGGAGAAGTTTTGCATCTGAAGGAGGAAAATTATGTAAAAGCCTCAAAATTAATGGGTGCATCTCCATTTTCAGTTATAAAAAATCATATATTCCCAAATTTAATAGGGATATTATCGGCCTCTGTTATCATGAATATACCAAAGTATATTTTTGCAGAAGCTTTTCTACAAATTTTAGGTCTTGGGCTTGGGTATCCAAATATAACATGGGGAATGTTGATCGCAGGCTCTCAGGAGAACCTCTTCTTTTATCCCTATCAAATTATTTTCCCAAGCATTATACTGGTAACCGTCATTTTTATAATAACTCATATTGGAGAACGAATTAAAAAACTTGTAAACGGCAGCAGGCTTCACTGGAAGGGATACTATGGATAA
- a CDS encoding dipeptide/oligopeptide/nickel ABC transporter ATP-binding protein: MSKLFDIKNLTVKFNKGSFKALDGVNLCLKKGEILGVLGESGGGKSTLANSMTLLNDRYTGEILYRGKEIKSMNSREKKIFSKEVQLIFQDPYSSLNPKMRLKDIILEGAFIHGLIPKNASDGFVKKLLKKVGLKENYLDRYPGELSGGERQKAAIARALALFPDVIIFDEATTNLDLVSQREILNIILELQKSGVTCAVISHNLPLINIISDRVIVINKGKIKEEGKTEDVFSAPKSKYLKETINNKI; encoded by the coding sequence GTGAGTAAGCTCTTTGATATAAAAAATCTCACTGTAAAATTTAACAAAGGGTCCTTTAAGGCCCTTGACGGGGTAAACCTCTGCCTAAAAAAAGGGGAGATACTAGGAGTTCTAGGGGAAAGTGGTGGAGGTAAGTCAACTTTGGCAAACTCCATGACACTTTTAAATGATCGGTATACCGGTGAAATACTGTATAGGGGGAAAGAGATAAAGTCCATGAACTCCAGGGAAAAAAAGATTTTTTCCAAGGAAGTTCAGCTTATATTTCAGGATCCATATTCCTCACTCAATCCAAAAATGAGATTAAAAGATATAATTCTTGAGGGGGCGTTCATCCACGGACTTATTCCAAAGAATGCCAGCGACGGTTTTGTAAAAAAGCTTTTAAAGAAGGTGGGTTTAAAAGAAAATTACTTGGATAGATATCCCGGCGAACTCTCGGGGGGAGAAAGGCAAAAGGCAGCTATAGCAAGGGCACTGGCCCTTTTTCCAGATGTCATCATATTTGATGAGGCAACTACAAACCTAGACCTCGTAAGTCAAAGAGAGATATTGAATATCATACTTGAACTTCAAAAGTCCGGGGTCACCTGTGCAGTCATATCACACAACCTTCCTCTGATAAATATAATCTCCGACAGGGTTATAGTCATAAACAAAGGTAAAATAAAAGAAGAGGGTAAGACAGAAGATGTTTTCTCAGCTCCAAAAAGTAAATATCTAAAAGAGACTATTAATAACAAAATATGA
- a CDS encoding outer membrane lipoprotein-sorting protein codes for MKKYFIIYLIFPVFLFAITAEEILERVDYNMTPSSIKYHGEMIIHKKNKKFVKNMEIQAVGKDLAFIEFTSPPRDKGTKYLRNGENLWIFLPKADRTVKISGHMLRQNMMGSDISYEDQTDRSHLTDLYTSKILEESDNSYILELIAREGQDTAYYKRVIEVDRENYILIRSEMYALSGKLLKVFYVDDAMWIGDRYYITKFRMEDKIRENSYTEIILNNIIIDPDIPKSVFTLKNLERRN; via the coding sequence ATGAAAAAATATTTTATTATATATCTGATTTTTCCAGTTTTTTTATTTGCAATTACAGCAGAAGAGATATTAGAAAGAGTGGACTACAATATGACTCCTAGCTCTATAAAATATCATGGAGAGATGATCATCCATAAAAAAAATAAAAAATTTGTAAAAAATATGGAGATTCAGGCAGTGGGGAAGGACTTGGCTTTTATTGAGTTTACATCACCACCGAGGGACAAGGGGACAAAGTACTTAAGAAATGGTGAAAATCTTTGGATATTTCTCCCCAAGGCAGACAGAACAGTGAAAATCTCCGGGCATATGTTGAGACAAAATATGATGGGAAGCGATATATCCTATGAAGACCAGACTGACAGAAGTCATCTCACAGACCTCTATACCTCAAAAATACTGGAAGAGTCAGATAACTCCTATATTCTCGAGCTAATAGCGAGAGAGGGACAGGACACGGCCTACTACAAAAGGGTTATAGAGGTGGATAGGGAAAATTATATCCTGATAAGATCCGAGATGTATGCCCTTTCTGGGAAGCTTCTCAAGGTATTTTATGTAGATGATGCCATGTGGATAGGAGATAGATATTACATAACAAAATTCAGGATGGAAGACAAAATAAGAGAAAACTCCTACACGGAAATCATCCTAAATAATATAATTATCGATCCGGATATCCCCAAATCTGTGTTCACCCTTAAAAATTTAGAAAGAAGAAACTAA
- a CDS encoding FtsX-like permease family protein, which yields MLKIAFRNIFRNKRRSFLTVISTMVGIMGVTVGLGWVYGVERMFTEEGKKLTGIVRVTASDFQLKEKSLDISSNISSEEIQKYLKDFKGTAIGRIKFGAMIFSHDKDERAMGVGIEKEDRKIIEFDNFIYEGRFLDFEKNGEIIIGSKVKEKLGLEIGESVTVLTFTQDRSISALNYKIVGFYKMDNGRLNRSFYITLKDAQYLLDMDGAVTEFLLYPEPEKDSEDYKKMLVSELGKNYLVKLWSEIGINEYMSSVFPVVKLIFTVILSLLSGIGITNTMMMVVFERRKEIGVLKSQGMRNSEIRNLFCLEGGLIGAFASMLGIVIGGTIVYYFSVKGIRLGEVLETVSDAMNIQSTIYMFFSWRLLIFAFLLGSIVSVFVTFITVTPEIKKEAVDNLRSR from the coding sequence ATGTTGAAAATAGCCTTTAGAAATATATTTAGAAACAAAAGAAGGTCCTTTCTCACGGTGATCTCCACCATGGTGGGCATAATGGGAGTCACAGTTGGCTTAGGCTGGGTATATGGAGTGGAAAGAATGTTTACAGAGGAGGGAAAGAAGCTCACTGGAATTGTGAGGGTGACTGCTTCGGATTTTCAGCTAAAAGAAAAATCCCTGGATATATCCTCTAATATATCTTCTGAGGAAATTCAGAAATATCTCAAAGATTTTAAGGGAACTGCCATTGGAAGGATAAAATTTGGGGCAATGATTTTTTCTCATGATAAAGACGAGAGAGCCATGGGAGTTGGAATTGAAAAAGAGGACAGAAAGATAATAGAGTTTGATAATTTTATTTACGAGGGGAGATTTTTAGACTTTGAAAAAAATGGGGAGATAATAATAGGAAGTAAGGTAAAAGAGAAACTCGGATTAGAAATAGGAGAGTCTGTTACTGTCCTTACTTTTACCCAGGACAGGTCTATTTCAGCTCTTAATTATAAAATAGTCGGATTTTATAAGATGGATAACGGACGGCTCAATAGGAGTTTTTATATTACTCTAAAAGATGCTCAGTACCTGTTGGATATGGACGGGGCGGTGACTGAATTTCTTCTCTATCCCGAGCCAGAAAAGGACTCTGAAGATTATAAAAAAATGCTTGTATCGGAACTCGGGAAAAATTATCTGGTAAAACTCTGGAGTGAGATAGGGATAAATGAATATATGTCATCGGTTTTTCCAGTTGTAAAATTGATATTCACTGTAATATTGAGTCTCCTTTCCGGAATAGGTATCACTAATACAATGATGATGGTGGTTTTTGAAAGAAGAAAAGAGATCGGAGTCCTAAAGTCCCAAGGGATGAGAAATTCTGAAATAAGGAATCTTTTCTGTCTCGAAGGAGGTCTTATAGGGGCTTTTGCATCTATGCTTGGAATTGTAATAGGAGGTACTATTGTATATTATTTTTCAGTAAAGGGTATAAGGCTTGGAGAAGTTTTGGAGACTGTTTCTGATGCTATGAATATTCAGAGTACCATTTATATGTTTTTTAGCTGGAGACTTCTTATCTTTGCTTTTTTATTGGGATCTATAGTATCTGTTTTTGTAACTTTTATAACAGTAACTCCGGAAATAAAAAAAGAAGCTGTGGATAATCTTAGAAGCAGGTAG
- a CDS encoding FtsX-like permease family protein translates to MILKMIFRNIFRYKKRTVLTLITMIVGIYLAILGEGLNSGLENQITDIYIKTDTSHYKIYGKDFYLEKDDNDQLEYPIENLEKIEKILKNKDYSKRLLFKGNITDGREELIAQFIGVESQKENLVFERDNYMVEGSFVDNENSLVIGLEMARLLDLGIGDEVTLIARTASQSINAYSLVITGIIKTGNTLMDSSSIFIDLDFAHRFADTPFVNDIAVKTLLTDEEVESLKKLQIDFIPWQEEIKDILRITSIRRKAFAIISMTILVMAGVTIANTMLMAMLERQKEIGIMMANGMNNREILLLFLGEGTFVGSLGSFIGFLFGAITTKYYQNNGIQIAIKSSDLGINIPFSDRLYLYFDLEKSLIIFIVGILFSAVASIYPAMKSIRLDPSEAIKDR, encoded by the coding sequence ATGATATTGAAAATGATCTTTAGAAATATATTCAGGTATAAGAAAAGAACTGTTCTCACCTTGATAACAATGATTGTGGGGATATACCTTGCAATTTTAGGTGAGGGTCTGAATTCAGGGCTGGAAAATCAAATAACTGATATTTACATAAAAACAGACACATCCCATTATAAGATATACGGTAAGGATTTTTATCTAGAAAAAGATGATAACGACCAGCTGGAATATCCCATAGAAAATCTAGAAAAGATAGAGAAAATACTAAAAAATAAAGATTACAGTAAGAGGCTTCTGTTTAAGGGGAATATAACTGACGGCAGGGAGGAACTTATAGCTCAGTTTATAGGGGTCGAATCTCAAAAAGAAAACCTGGTATTTGAAAGGGACAATTACATGGTCGAGGGGTCCTTTGTGGATAACGAGAATTCACTGGTCATAGGACTGGAGATGGCAAGGCTTCTGGATCTGGGTATAGGGGACGAGGTGACCCTCATAGCAAGAACTGCATCACAGAGTATAAACGCATACAGTCTCGTTATAACGGGGATAATAAAAACCGGGAACACCCTTATGGACAGCAGCAGTATTTTTATCGATCTAGATTTTGCCCATAGATTTGCAGACACACCTTTTGTAAATGATATAGCTGTAAAAACTCTACTGACTGATGAAGAAGTTGAAAGTCTGAAAAAACTGCAGATAGATTTTATTCCCTGGCAGGAAGAGATAAAGGACATACTTAGGATAACTTCTATAAGAAGAAAAGCCTTTGCCATAATAAGCATGACCATCCTAGTCATGGCAGGTGTGACAATAGCCAATACAATGCTCATGGCCATGCTAGAACGTCAAAAAGAGATAGGCATAATGATGGCAAATGGTATGAATAACAGGGAAATTTTACTTCTCTTTCTAGGTGAGGGTACCTTTGTAGGGAGCTTGGGAAGTTTTATAGGCTTTCTTTTTGGAGCTATAACCACTAAATATTACCAAAACAACGGGATACAAATAGCAATAAAAAGTAGCGACCTAGGAATAAACATCCCCTTTTCAGATCGACTTTATCTTTATTTTGATTTAGAGAAGTCCCTAATTATATTTATTGTGGGAATCCTTTTTTCTGCAGTTGCTTCAATATATCCTGCGATGAAATCCATAAGATTAGACCCTTCAGAAGCTATAAAGGACCGGTGA
- a CDS encoding MBL fold metallo-hydrolase: MVIKVLVENNSGDLCEGEKGLSLYIEADNKKILLDTGETSLFLENASKLGVTINDLDCIVLSHGHFDHGDGLRFIKGKKLICHPDSFKKRFRKRDSSYLGLHTTLEKASLKFDLTLTKKPYKLSENIIFLGEIPRENDFESKNTPFKFENGQDDFVLDDSALVINSENGLVVIPGCSHSGICNIINYAKKVTGVDNVYAVIGGLHLMNLDSTTYKAIDFLKKENISIFYPIHCTKKLVADEISKLLINTDVKRSFSGDTISL; this comes from the coding sequence ATGGTCATTAAAGTACTGGTAGAAAATAACTCAGGTGACCTGTGTGAGGGAGAAAAAGGGCTTTCCCTCTATATAGAGGCTGATAATAAAAAAATACTTCTCGACACAGGAGAGACATCTCTTTTTTTAGAAAACGCGTCTAAACTGGGAGTAACTATAAATGATTTAGATTGTATCGTCCTGAGCCACGGTCACTTTGACCACGGAGACGGCCTGAGATTTATAAAAGGTAAAAAACTCATCTGCCATCCTGATTCTTTTAAAAAACGATTTCGAAAAAGAGATAGTTCTTACCTTGGACTTCATACTACTCTTGAAAAGGCCAGTTTAAAATTTGACCTTACCCTGACTAAAAAACCTTATAAATTATCTGAAAACATAATTTTTCTAGGAGAAATCCCCAGGGAAAACGACTTTGAAAGTAAAAATACGCCTTTTAAATTTGAAAATGGTCAGGATGACTTTGTCTTAGACGATTCGGCTCTTGTTATAAATTCTGAAAACGGCCTCGTAGTAATCCCAGGATGTTCTCACTCAGGTATATGCAATATAATCAATTATGCAAAAAAAGTCACAGGTGTGGATAATGTTTACGCAGTTATAGGTGGGCTTCATCTTATGAACTTAGACAGCACAACCTACAAGGCCATTGATTTTTTGAAAAAAGAAAATATCAGTATATTTTACCCTATACACTGCACAAAAAAACTTGTAGCAGATGAAATCTCAAAGTTATTGATTAATACAGATGTAAAAAGAAGTTTTTCAGGAGACACCATATCTCTCTAA
- a CDS encoding ABC transporter ATP-binding protein — MAIVSLKNIKKIYLKGALEVKALNGISLDIQKGEFTVLAGPSGSGKTTLLNIIGAMDRATSGEAVVDGVDLSLLKPKDASNFRREKIGFIFQDYSLIPVLTVYENVEFSLDLLGTYDKGTKKEMVETILKEMDIYELRDRRPSEISGGQQQRVAVARALVKKPSIILADEPTANLDSVTGESILAMMKKLNEEHNITFIFSSHDLKIIEKAKRVIRLRDGIKEGDSS, encoded by the coding sequence ATGGCTATAGTGAGTCTTAAAAATATAAAAAAGATTTATCTAAAAGGTGCTCTAGAAGTTAAGGCTCTAAATGGCATAAGTCTTGATATTCAAAAGGGTGAGTTCACAGTTTTGGCTGGACCTTCAGGGTCAGGAAAGACTACCCTTTTAAATATTATAGGGGCTATGGACAGAGCCACCTCTGGCGAGGCTGTGGTGGACGGAGTTGACCTTTCCCTTTTAAAACCTAAGGATGCTTCAAATTTTAGGAGGGAAAAGATAGGGTTTATATTTCAGGACTACAGCCTTATTCCTGTGCTGACAGTATATGAGAACGTGGAGTTTTCTCTAGACCTTCTAGGGACTTACGATAAAGGCACAAAGAAAGAGATGGTGGAAACTATTTTAAAAGAGATGGATATTTATGAACTAAGAGACAGAAGGCCCTCTGAAATTTCCGGGGGGCAGCAGCAAAGGGTTGCAGTGGCCCGGGCTCTGGTAAAAAAACCAAGTATTATACTGGCAGATGAACCTACGGCAAACCTAGACAGTGTGACAGGTGAGTCCATTCTTGCAATGATGAAAAAACTCAATGAGGAACACAATATAACCTTTATTTTTTCCTCTCATGATCTCAAAATAATTGAAAAAGCAAAACGAGTTATAAGGCTTCGAGACGGAATCAAAGAGGGTGACTCATCATGA
- the pelG gene encoding exopolysaccharide Pel transporter PelG — translation MAGIGFEFRKLFSKSNSTLGDLKAIAYSTLVSVGPWLITTVSLNFLMFISREYISIRDERVLFMSTVLYCFIFSQLLATPWQYVVTRYMSDCIYQKRSDELRKTYIGVIKIIIIMAFIIGSWFFRNSPLPFYYKKMAVILFTLLSASWIGMCFVNVLKNYRFVAFSYFAGNLLAMVLGFYLIKNPIDFPENFLATNLIFAYTMGILLTFLLLSYYLLSAFKERGGTEFGFLKYLKNYSSLFFMGLFYILGIWVHLFIVWTKGDHYIIAGTFTASPFYEVALFYAFFITIPSMVYFVVFLETKFFPDYKTYYAHISYKGTLDDIDKSLATMMDVLKREMFYCMEMQFFISISLALLSKLIFENFGLDLYLLDLFRISLFSAFCAVFISMIITIFLYFDARIQALMVSFVFFITDLLFSLYFVKFGNEYTGLGFFLSSFITLLFANVLLDKLFKNITYITFYRQNFKSVIGSPLIDMLDKFLSRKGYLSVIVIILLSGFLNGCSRYDERGFNEITKHNWHSMSTYDLSGYDMQGYNSDGADRRGFTSLGWNVFTDSPYDYYGFNFFGNHSVTGTSFDEEGFDVSGCSSETDSVYNKDGFTREGIHRDTGTAFNKAGWNKYDVNKDTGKYYDYLGYNIQGYDKEGYNRKGKDAEGFDREGWNENGVFKYTGTTVDYRGFDKAGYNLATKSKYDERGFDFKGIHNKTGIKYDLLGFDPQGINKNTRTEYDVKGWTWYGLNSETEDYYDVRGYNKEGYDKSGYDKRGFDSDGYNRAEWSRKGIFKGTGTRYDYYGFDVRGINKETGTRYDKYGWNSRGVSKITGTKYDTLGFDRNGLHKTTGKSYSKAGWKNDTTHILTGTLYDSKGYDINGYDKVGYDRRGYNSSGIDRNGFGREGRYVGE, via the coding sequence GTGGCAGGAATAGGATTTGAATTTAGAAAGTTATTCTCAAAAAGTAACAGTACCCTTGGAGATCTTAAAGCCATAGCCTATTCCACTCTTGTAAGTGTAGGACCTTGGCTGATCACAACAGTGAGTCTGAATTTTCTTATGTTTATATCGAGAGAATATATATCTATAAGAGATGAGAGGGTACTGTTTATGTCTACGGTACTCTACTGTTTTATATTTTCTCAGTTACTGGCAACCCCATGGCAGTATGTGGTAACGAGGTATATGTCAGACTGCATCTATCAAAAGAGAAGTGACGAGCTGAGAAAAACATATATAGGAGTAATAAAAATAATAATCATAATGGCATTTATAATTGGAAGCTGGTTTTTTCGTAATTCTCCACTTCCGTTTTACTATAAAAAAATGGCTGTGATTCTTTTTACTCTACTATCTGCATCGTGGATAGGGATGTGTTTTGTTAACGTATTAAAAAACTATAGATTTGTGGCTTTTTCCTACTTTGCAGGAAATCTTCTGGCAATGGTTTTGGGGTTCTATCTCATAAAAAACCCAATTGATTTTCCGGAAAACTTTTTGGCTACCAATCTTATTTTTGCCTATACAATGGGAATACTTCTGACTTTTCTGCTTTTGTCCTATTATCTTCTTTCAGCCTTTAAGGAAAGAGGGGGTACTGAGTTCGGATTTTTAAAGTATTTAAAGAATTATTCCTCTCTTTTTTTTATGGGATTATTCTATATATTGGGAATATGGGTTCATCTTTTTATTGTTTGGACAAAGGGAGACCATTATATAATTGCCGGGACTTTTACGGCTTCACCTTTTTATGAAGTGGCACTATTTTACGCCTTCTTCATAACTATTCCAAGTATGGTATATTTTGTTGTTTTTTTAGAAACTAAATTTTTCCCAGACTATAAAACCTATTATGCCCATATATCTTATAAGGGAACTTTAGATGATATAGACAAAAGTTTGGCTACAATGATGGATGTATTAAAGAGAGAGATGTTTTATTGCATGGAGATGCAGTTTTTCATAAGTATATCCTTGGCACTTCTTTCCAAATTGATATTTGAAAATTTTGGACTGGATCTGTATCTATTGGATCTATTTAGGATATCACTTTTTTCAGCCTTTTGTGCTGTGTTTATATCTATGATCATAACTATATTTTTATATTTTGATGCTAGGATACAAGCTCTTATGGTGTCTTTTGTGTTTTTTATAACAGATCTTTTATTTTCTCTTTATTTTGTAAAATTTGGAAATGAATATACTGGGCTAGGGTTTTTTCTCTCTTCCTTTATAACTCTTTTGTTTGCAAATGTTTTATTAGATAAACTTTTTAAAAATATCACCTATATCACTTTTTACAGGCAAAATTTTAAAAGTGTAATAGGTAGTCCTCTTATAGATATGTTGGACAAGTTTCTGAGCAGAAAAGGTTATCTGTCTGTGATAGTTATTATACTTTTGTCTGGATTCTTGAATGGGTGCTCTAGATATGATGAAAGAGGATTTAATGAGATAACAAAGCATAACTGGCATAGCATGAGTACCTATGATCTCAGTGGTTATGATATGCAGGGTTATAATTCTGATGGTGCAGACAGAAGAGGCTTTACATCTTTAGGCTGGAATGTTTTCACAGACTCACCCTATGATTACTATGGATTTAATTTCTTTGGAAATCATTCTGTGACAGGGACATCCTTTGATGAAGAGGGGTTCGATGTCTCCGGCTGTAGTAGTGAGACAGACTCAGTATATAATAAAGATGGGTTTACGAGAGAGGGGATTCACAGAGATACTGGAACGGCATTTAACAAAGCCGGATGGAACAAGTACGATGTAAACAAAGACACTGGAAAATACTATGATTACCTGGGGTACAACATACAGGGATATGACAAAGAGGGGTATAACAGGAAAGGAAAGGATGCCGAGGGATTTGACCGTGAAGGTTGGAATGAGAATGGGGTGTTTAAATACACCGGCACCACTGTGGACTATAGAGGCTTTGACAAAGCCGGATATAACCTAGCAACAAAATCGAAATATGATGAGAGAGGTTTTGATTTTAAAGGGATTCATAATAAAACAGGAATAAAATATGACCTTCTTGGATTTGATCCTCAGGGGATTAATAAAAATACAAGAACAGAATATGATGTTAAAGGCTGGACATGGTATGGTTTGAATTCAGAGACGGAAGATTATTATGATGTTAGGGGGTACAATAAAGAAGGTTATGATAAAAGTGGGTATGATAAGAGGGGATTTGATTCTGATGGATATAACAGGGCAGAATGGAGTAGGAAAGGTATCTTTAAAGGAACAGGCACCAGGTATGATTATTATGGATTTGATGTGAGAGGAATAAATAAAGAAACAGGTACCCGGTATGATAAATACGGATGGAACAGCCGTGGGGTAAGCAAAATAACAGGTACAAAATATGATACCCTTGGTTTTGATAGGAATGGGCTACACAAAACTACCGGTAAAAGTTACAGTAAAGCTGGATGGAAAAATGATACAACACATATACTTACAGGAACACTATATGATTCTAAAGGCTATGATATAAACGGCTATGATAAAGTTGGATATGACCGAAGGGGATACAACTCCTCAGGAATTGACAGAAATGGATTTGGCAGAGAGGGGAGGTATGTAGGTGAGTAG
- a CDS encoding ABC transporter ATP-binding protein, producing MDKLLQIRNLSVKLGKKEVIKNLSLDIKRGEVVALVGESGSGKSTLARTIMGFEKKFKGEIFFKNRRIDILNDREYSKIRGKDIAMVFQNSMNAFNPTIRTGSQIEEPLYIHTEEKKRTAFEKVYSALEKLNLDKKRAYSSFPHELSGGMKQRAAFAMGSICDPEILILDEVTTAIDIVNFRTITASVRERKKKSGVLLITHNMNLARTLADRIAVIKNGVVIEEGENILNDPLHPYTKLLVSSELTTSCKRKKIKIPVYNKTDRESAGCPFAPNCFDAMKICMEEVGYEKKINNRIIRCWKYHPNCLRRKDCE from the coding sequence ATGGATAAGCTGCTTCAAATAAGAAATCTTTCTGTGAAGCTTGGAAAAAAAGAAGTGATAAAAAATCTTAGCCTGGATATTAAAAGAGGCGAAGTAGTGGCCCTGGTAGGTGAATCAGGGAGTGGAAAAAGTACCCTTGCCAGAACTATAATGGGATTCGAAAAAAAATTCAAGGGTGAAATTTTCTTTAAAAACAGAAGAATTGATATTTTAAATGACAGAGAATATTCAAAAATAAGAGGAAAAGACATTGCAATGGTTTTTCAAAACTCAATGAACGCATTTAATCCAACAATTCGGACGGGGTCTCAGATAGAAGAACCCCTATACATTCACACAGAAGAAAAAAAGAGAACAGCTTTTGAAAAGGTGTATTCAGCCCTTGAAAAATTAAATTTAGATAAAAAAAGAGCCTATTCCTCCTTTCCTCATGAACTTTCAGGTGGCATGAAACAACGGGCGGCCTTTGCCATGGGATCGATCTGTGACCCGGAAATTTTGATTTTAGACGAGGTTACCACTGCCATCGACATAGTAAATTTCCGTACAATCACCGCCTCTGTGAGGGAGAGAAAAAAGAAATCTGGAGTACTATTGATTACCCACAATATGAATCTTGCCAGAACTCTCGCAGACAGGATCGCAGTTATAAAAAACGGTGTGGTCATCGAAGAGGGAGAAAATATCCTCAATGATCCCCTGCACCCATATACGAAACTCCTAGTCTCCTCAGAACTCACCACCTCGTGTAAGAGAAAAAAAATAAAAATCCCAGTGTACAACAAGACTGACAGGGAATCTGCCGGCTGCCCCTTCGCACCGAACTGTTTTGACGCCATGAAGATATGCATGGAAGAGGTTGGGTATGAAAAAAAAATAAATAACAGAATTATTAGATGCTGGAAGTACCACCCAAACTGTTTGAGGAGGAAAGATTGTGAGTAA